A region of Candidatus Methylacidiphilales bacterium DNA encodes the following proteins:
- a CDS encoding autotransporter-associated beta strand repeat-containing protein: MLKRSIARLNSYLQPSALLLAGLATLWSNQSHAANATWSGGSGLWTDTVNWSATPVPGSGDSATFTNANDASVFLGGNRSLLGFTFSGTGATTLLGGNSTSPADQVISLAGSGSNITITAGAGIVTFGAVGSGAKVEFSANPTTITNNGNLVFNSAVSANSGNASKSLTLAGSGNTYFNGGLNNNTGPAITGLNLNNTGLTYFNAANTLSGNISYGGSSSTAVSLILGNAAALQSVSTINFSNFSFMGRLRYAAGGSMTYSGIAPVLSLNGNSASPTLDLSLDGFDQQFSSALLNQKAQLVVSTTGGPAKVSVTGATTFGVNNGAQSAVLNPLGSASLSMNGVSTLAGDATFRTQTLVLGGSSTGSEITGTMAGGTNSTMSLNKAGSGTWTLRGANTFSGSTATTSVSGGRLVLDYGTSNNNSKLADDATLSLLGGTLDLSGGNHTEAVLNTTVNTGGSQVTRSSGNSTIALGTITFTGGSLNVGADNIATTNTGNTNGRLGTGAARATVGGTTWAKNDGSTNIVGLADGDYTATVTSGGGNSTMYSHTGNLTTSSTTLGSLRIRTNGVGQTMIINGGTGMILGNGTVSGSGGLLFTGADDYTIQVNASNIRSASGPLIFQTWGSGTLTINGTATNLLGSNIEKYGTGRLVLRGTNGSTSGTATLIAGGTLSINSNGSLGSNSTTGVAVTLNGGTLEADTTGGSFALNSAGANHRNITIGLAGGALDVIGGNNFTVSGNISSTTTGTGNTYSAPLTLGSASTNGTFTLNGTNTYTGGTILRGGTVEVQSAAAFGNTTAASNNFVQFTGGSLRFGSGVTTDYSQRIRYSNSTVSLDTNGNNVTFANGIDYTNTAGLSKSGGGTLTINGTSTYGGATSITGGTLALGSAGSLTSTTALTNNAAFDVSAINGPSTTIGSLAGNGTTNLGAKNLIVGGNNGSTTFSGAINGTGGSLTKNGTGTMTLSGTNGYTGSTSVNGGTLLISSTGSINSTSGITVNAGGTFRYNSSTALAAGLTNNGGSIAGSGNLGSLVLAGNGSIDPGNSPGIMTAAGTNPTGGLDYNFEFTAAGAPDWSNASASVNDVLRLTGATPFTADLGAANAVNVYLAVSSLSPGLTFQGGFFTDNDLTFLANIQNGSYNFFVLGDGSGANSYNGTSYYTLAQYNALVSGSYTVNLSTVAVSTANFAGGTVDGFVSQFNVVPEPSTGLLLGIGLAGLIALRRKARIQG, from the coding sequence ATGTTAAAGCGTTCCATCGCCCGCCTCAATTCTTACCTCCAGCCTTCGGCCCTCCTTTTGGCCGGTCTCGCCACACTCTGGAGCAACCAATCGCACGCGGCCAATGCCACGTGGAGCGGTGGTTCGGGTCTCTGGACCGACACGGTGAACTGGAGTGCCACTCCGGTCCCTGGCTCCGGCGATAGCGCCACCTTCACCAACGCCAACGACGCCAGCGTCTTCCTCGGGGGCAACCGTTCTCTCCTTGGCTTCACCTTCAGCGGCACCGGGGCGACCACCCTCCTCGGGGGAAACAGCACCAGCCCGGCCGATCAGGTCATTTCGCTCGCCGGCTCTGGTTCCAACATCACCATCACTGCGGGTGCCGGGATCGTGACCTTCGGCGCTGTCGGCTCCGGCGCGAAGGTGGAATTCAGTGCCAACCCCACCACCATCACCAACAACGGCAACCTCGTCTTCAACAGCGCGGTCTCGGCCAACTCCGGCAACGCCTCCAAGTCCCTCACCCTCGCAGGTTCGGGCAACACCTATTTCAACGGCGGGTTGAACAACAACACCGGCCCTGCCATCACCGGTCTCAACCTCAACAACACCGGCCTGACCTATTTCAATGCTGCCAACACCTTGAGCGGCAACATCAGCTATGGTGGCAGCAGCAGCACCGCTGTCAGCCTCATCCTCGGCAACGCCGCCGCCCTCCAGAGTGTTTCAACCATCAACTTCAGCAACTTCAGCTTTATGGGACGGCTGCGGTATGCCGCCGGCGGTTCGATGACCTACTCTGGCATCGCTCCAGTGCTCAGTCTGAATGGTAACTCCGCCAGTCCGACTCTCGACCTGAGCCTCGACGGTTTCGACCAGCAGTTTTCTTCTGCTCTTCTCAACCAGAAGGCTCAGCTCGTGGTCTCGACCACGGGCGGTCCCGCCAAGGTCTCGGTGACCGGCGCCACCACCTTCGGGGTCAACAACGGCGCTCAGAGCGCGGTCCTCAACCCCCTCGGCTCCGCCAGCCTTTCGATGAATGGCGTTTCCACCCTCGCCGGGGATGCCACCTTCCGCACCCAGACGCTCGTGCTCGGCGGTTCCTCCACCGGCAGCGAGATCACCGGAACGATGGCGGGGGGCACCAACAGCACCATGAGCCTCAACAAGGCTGGGTCCGGCACATGGACCCTGCGCGGCGCCAACACCTTCAGCGGCTCCACTGCCACCACCAGCGTCTCAGGAGGCCGCCTCGTCCTCGACTACGGCACCAGCAACAACAACAGCAAGCTGGCTGACGACGCCACTCTCTCCCTGCTTGGCGGTACCCTCGACCTCAGTGGGGGCAACCATACCGAGGCGGTCCTCAACACCACCGTCAACACCGGAGGCAGCCAAGTCACGCGTTCCAGCGGCAACTCCACCATCGCCCTCGGGACCATCACCTTCACCGGTGGTTCGCTCAACGTTGGCGCCGACAACATCGCCACCACCAACACGGGCAACACCAATGGACGCCTCGGCACCGGCGCCGCCCGCGCCACCGTCGGCGGCACCACTTGGGCGAAAAATGACGGCTCCACCAACATCGTCGGCTTGGCCGATGGCGATTACACGGCCACTGTGACTTCGGGCGGGGGCAACAGCACCATGTACAGCCACACCGGCAACCTGACCACATCTTCCACCACCCTCGGCTCCCTGCGTATCCGTACGAACGGCGTTGGCCAGACCATGATCATCAATGGCGGTACGGGTATGATACTGGGCAACGGAACCGTCTCAGGTTCCGGCGGTCTCCTCTTCACGGGTGCCGACGACTACACCATTCAGGTCAATGCCAGCAACATCCGCTCGGCCAGCGGCCCGCTGATCTTCCAAACCTGGGGCAGCGGCACGCTCACCATCAACGGCACGGCCACCAACCTTCTCGGCAGCAACATTGAGAAATACGGCACCGGCCGCCTCGTGTTGCGGGGCACCAACGGCAGCACCTCCGGCACCGCCACCCTCATCGCCGGGGGCACCCTCTCGATCAACAGCAACGGCTCGCTTGGTAGCAACTCGACCACCGGCGTCGCCGTCACCCTCAACGGCGGCACCCTCGAAGCAGACACCACCGGCGGTTCCTTTGCCCTCAACAGCGCCGGGGCCAACCACCGCAACATCACCATCGGCCTCGCCGGGGGCGCGCTCGATGTCATCGGCGGCAACAACTTCACCGTCTCTGGTAACATCAGTTCGACCACGACCGGCACCGGCAACACCTACTCGGCCCCGCTCACGCTCGGCAGCGCCTCCACCAACGGCACCTTCACCCTCAACGGCACCAACACCTACACCGGCGGCACCATCCTCCGGGGCGGTACCGTCGAGGTCCAGAGCGCGGCCGCCTTCGGCAATACCACCGCCGCTTCCAACAACTTCGTCCAGTTCACCGGGGGTTCCCTCCGCTTCGGCAGTGGCGTCACCACCGACTACTCCCAGCGCATCCGCTACAGCAACTCGACCGTCAGCCTCGACACCAACGGCAACAACGTGACCTTCGCCAACGGAATTGATTACACGAACACCGCCGGCCTGTCCAAATCCGGAGGCGGCACGCTGACCATCAATGGCACCAGCACCTACGGCGGGGCCACTTCCATCACCGGTGGCACCCTGGCTCTCGGCTCAGCCGGCTCGCTGACCAGCACCACCGCCCTGACCAACAACGCCGCCTTCGACGTCTCCGCCATCAATGGTCCCTCCACGACCATCGGCTCACTGGCTGGTAATGGTACGACGAACCTCGGGGCCAAGAACCTGATTGTCGGTGGCAACAATGGCTCCACTACCTTTTCCGGAGCGATCAATGGCACCGGTGGTTCACTGACCAAGAATGGCACGGGCACCATGACCCTGAGTGGAACCAATGGCTACACCGGATCGACTTCTGTCAATGGCGGCACGCTCTTGATCAGCAGCACGGGATCCATCAACAGCACCAGCGGCATCACGGTGAATGCCGGCGGAACCTTCCGTTACAACAGCAGCACGGCACTGGCAGCCGGGCTGACCAACAATGGCGGTTCCATCGCCGGCTCGGGTAACTTGGGCAGCCTCGTATTGGCCGGCAACGGCTCGATCGACCCGGGCAACAGCCCCGGTATCATGACGGCGGCTGGTACAAATCCCACCGGTGGATTGGATTACAACTTTGAATTCACCGCCGCCGGGGCTCCTGACTGGAGCAACGCCTCGGCCAGCGTCAACGACGTCCTTCGCCTGACTGGTGCTACACCGTTCACCGCCGATCTGGGTGCCGCCAATGCCGTCAACGTCTATCTGGCTGTGTCCTCGCTCAGCCCGGGTTTGACCTTCCAAGGGGGCTTCTTCACCGACAACGACCTGACCTTCCTGGCCAACATCCAAAACGGCTCCTACAACTTCTTCGTGCTCGGCGATGGGTCGGGCGCCAACAGCTATAACGGGACGTCCTACTACACCTTGGCCCAATACAATGCCTTGGTCAGTGGCAGCTACACGGTCAACCTGAGCACCGTAGCGGTTTCAACGGCCAACTTCGCGGGCGGCACGGTCGACGGCTTCGTCAGCCAGTTCAACGTGGTCCCGGAACCCTCCACCGGTCTCCTCCTGGGCATCGGATTGGCTGGACTCATTGCCTTGCGTCGCAAAGCTCGCATCCAAGGCTGA
- a CDS encoding autotransporter-associated beta strand repeat-containing protein encodes MKNTIKLFAAFASFSWICAMGHAANITFSSGNYTNNAFTTGSNWVGGVAPGGADVAVFNTTGDQFVSVTTGTPSGGFLFSSTTNVTNSYAIQPGALGVILNNGSSIELDSTYRGIASFGIGTGGGDQALSLNGTVTLNSSGVFGSGIIVNRLNTRDNTGAVTLNLDGTNSGFRAQYGNILTGVISQNATVSTLSVVKNGSGTWVLNNANTYTGGTTLNAGTLVVNNATALGTAGVITIGGNATLVTAAGLSDPSSRITINDGATFTVDTAGNSQTWSTVLGNSGGSNTAGLTKTGLGQLTMAFAAGQKQTYKGDTTINAGLLFVDGSLHTGNFTNLIDSSSDLILGGGSLYFRGNSSLTSSQTFASTTLKPGVSEFRAAAGSGTNTIDFASITRDPGALLSITTVGGFSYKATGTANDAGGLVKGVVIGNDFATNNGSNLVATTYTTQNNSTLWTSPTANYTTGAAVTGTVGNATINSLRFANASNQNVTITGTLAVNDGILFTSTVGANNSQISGGNLTGPSGGGDLIIVNNNNRNQLGHSTIASNIVDNGGVTGLVLLNSGTNSNTLYLTGANSYTGNTTIGGGTNASTGTHVVLVGGASGASIGSSGATVLVNGGSGGLSNVLRVGNNDATGNVLGTLNLQNGRLSLNRNDTFTLGATVGSASGMGSITLDSTGNATVNLASGVNNFATLSASAGGTLNLSGAGIYNFNSAWTGFNGTSTVNYNSGKFFFNATSNAANVVGNQIINGADVTLAGGRYFGSGGGNLTLNSGSFKINGTSMNMENNGVNNFVINVNGGTFIATPNTNSGSLSALALGGGTASSTGNATFNQTGGQVNIGAPDNNLVAANNINSGLAIGAGNSTVIQGHTSSYNLSGGTLRVFGAVSGAGNNTTTNGTSNFNWTGGTLTAGSYLGGNLLSSGSNNTLVQDGATTVMAPGDTYQGTLYSGRTAITGGYQINSGTLALGIGGTTAASSYHETSTNRYDNVSVSGATTLGGRLALTLNNGYTPPSDTTTLYNIVTGSASGVTGSFTNGQVASGGNTRVVLADGLSSMLVAVNNTGSTANVGGLTNVGSYRASVGGYESTNTYNAASDSSWDAASAGSWTVFDAGSTASPSTQASGAIAQFADGAGTGVGANTVNLSATRNIQGVQFASAVAGHNYTIANGGSGALILDNTGNNAAATLSDTSASGNTNTIAVPLTLNSNLNVNVANAANTLAVNGGISGTGRALSKTGNGTLSLSGNINHTGATTVNGGTLLLASTGNLSGTSGVVINAGGTFRNNSSIAVTAPVTLNGGTIAGTGTINSDLALNSLSDVLSPGNSPGTLNLGAGQNWSSYTYDWETNNFIGTTAGTDYDRVAINGSLTLTGASTGVYELNVLSLTAGNLAGLAPNFSEVNQSWTILSTTGGITGFNSSFWTIDTAGFTNLESGTWAVAQSGNDLVLSYTAIPEPSTYALLGIGLAALMVLRRRSARPL; translated from the coding sequence ATGAAAAACACCATCAAGTTATTCGCCGCCTTTGCTTCTTTTTCGTGGATCTGTGCGATGGGGCATGCGGCCAACATCACCTTTTCGTCAGGCAATTACACCAACAACGCTTTCACCACCGGTTCCAACTGGGTCGGTGGGGTGGCTCCCGGAGGGGCTGATGTGGCGGTGTTCAACACGACGGGTGACCAGTTCGTTTCGGTGACCACGGGCACGCCATCCGGTGGATTCCTTTTCAGCAGCACCACAAATGTGACTAATAGCTATGCCATTCAACCCGGCGCGTTGGGGGTTATCTTGAACAACGGGTCTTCCATCGAACTGGATTCCACCTACCGGGGGATTGCCAGCTTTGGCATCGGCACCGGCGGCGGGGACCAGGCGCTATCCCTCAACGGTACCGTCACACTTAATTCCAGCGGGGTCTTCGGTTCTGGAATCATCGTCAACCGTCTCAACACCCGCGATAACACCGGGGCGGTCACGCTCAACTTGGACGGGACCAACAGTGGCTTCCGCGCCCAGTATGGGAATATTCTGACCGGTGTCATATCTCAAAACGCCACGGTCTCCACCCTTTCAGTGGTCAAGAATGGTTCGGGCACATGGGTTTTGAACAATGCCAACACCTACACGGGAGGCACCACCCTCAATGCCGGTACGCTCGTGGTCAACAACGCCACCGCTCTTGGCACCGCGGGAGTCATCACCATCGGTGGTAACGCCACGCTCGTGACGGCTGCGGGTTTGTCCGATCCGTCCTCCCGCATCACCATCAATGATGGGGCCACGTTCACAGTGGACACGGCGGGCAACAGCCAAACCTGGAGCACTGTTCTTGGTAACTCTGGGGGCAGCAATACCGCGGGTCTGACCAAAACCGGTCTGGGCCAACTCACCATGGCATTTGCCGCAGGTCAAAAGCAAACCTACAAAGGCGACACCACGATCAACGCCGGCCTGCTCTTTGTCGATGGTAGCCTGCATACTGGGAACTTCACCAACCTCATCGATTCTTCCTCCGATCTCATACTCGGCGGCGGTTCGCTTTATTTCCGTGGCAACTCCAGCCTCACGAGTTCCCAAACCTTTGCCAGCACCACGCTCAAACCGGGGGTTTCCGAATTCCGGGCCGCTGCAGGATCGGGAACAAACACCATCGACTTCGCCTCCATCACACGTGACCCCGGAGCACTTCTTTCCATCACCACGGTGGGTGGCTTTTCCTACAAGGCCACCGGCACCGCCAACGATGCGGGTGGATTGGTCAAGGGTGTGGTCATCGGCAACGATTTCGCCACCAACAACGGCTCCAATTTGGTTGCCACCACTTACACCACGCAAAACAATTCAACCCTCTGGACCAGTCCCACGGCCAACTACACCACCGGCGCTGCGGTCACCGGCACGGTTGGCAATGCCACCATCAATTCGCTCCGTTTTGCCAATGCCTCGAACCAGAATGTCACCATCACCGGCACGTTGGCCGTCAATGACGGGATTCTCTTCACGTCGACTGTCGGCGCCAACAACTCCCAGATCAGCGGCGGCAATCTGACCGGCCCCTCCGGCGGGGGCGATCTCATCATCGTCAACAACAACAACCGCAATCAACTTGGACACAGCACGATCGCCTCGAACATTGTCGACAATGGGGGAGTCACCGGCTTGGTCCTGCTCAACAGCGGAACCAACAGCAATACCCTTTACCTCACCGGTGCCAACAGCTACACGGGCAACACCACCATCGGTGGCGGCACCAATGCCAGCACGGGCACGCACGTTGTTCTCGTCGGCGGTGCCTCGGGAGCCAGCATCGGAAGCTCCGGCGCCACGGTCCTCGTCAATGGCGGCTCCGGTGGTCTCAGCAACGTCCTCCGCGTTGGTAACAACGATGCCACGGGCAACGTCCTCGGAACCCTCAATCTGCAGAACGGCCGTCTTTCTCTCAATCGCAACGACACGTTCACCCTCGGTGCCACGGTGGGTAGCGCCAGCGGGATGGGATCCATCACCCTTGACAGCACGGGCAACGCCACCGTCAACCTGGCCTCCGGGGTCAACAACTTCGCCACCCTCAGTGCCTCAGCCGGCGGTACGCTCAACCTCTCGGGCGCTGGTATCTACAACTTCAACTCGGCTTGGACGGGTTTCAATGGCACCTCGACCGTCAACTACAACAGCGGGAAGTTCTTTTTCAATGCCACCAGCAACGCCGCCAATGTCGTCGGCAATCAAATCATCAACGGTGCCGATGTTACGCTGGCCGGTGGTCGTTACTTCGGCAGCGGGGGCGGCAATCTGACCCTCAATTCCGGCAGCTTCAAGATCAACGGCACCTCCATGAACATGGAAAACAACGGGGTCAACAACTTCGTCATCAATGTCAATGGGGGCACCTTCATCGCCACCCCCAACACCAACAGCGGCAGTTTGTCGGCACTCGCGCTGGGGGGAGGCACCGCCTCATCAACTGGTAACGCCACGTTCAACCAGACAGGCGGGCAGGTGAACATCGGAGCACCCGATAACAATCTGGTGGCCGCGAACAACATCAACTCCGGATTGGCCATCGGGGCCGGGAACAGCACCGTGATCCAGGGTCATACTTCCTCCTACAACCTCTCAGGTGGCACGCTGCGCGTCTTCGGGGCCGTCTCCGGAGCGGGCAACAACACCACCACCAACGGCACTTCCAATTTCAATTGGACCGGTGGCACGCTCACGGCCGGCTCCTACTTGGGGGGGAATCTCCTCAGCAGCGGCAGCAACAATACGCTGGTGCAGGACGGAGCGACCACGGTCATGGCCCCCGGGGATACTTACCAGGGCACCCTCTACTCCGGACGCACCGCCATCACCGGTGGCTACCAGATCAACAGCGGCACCCTGGCCTTGGGCATCGGTGGAACCACCGCCGCCAGTTCCTACCATGAAACCTCCACCAATAGATATGACAACGTCTCGGTCTCCGGAGCCACCACTCTGGGTGGACGTCTGGCCCTGACCTTGAACAATGGTTACACTCCTCCCTCCGATACGACCACGCTTTACAACATCGTGACCGGCAGTGCCAGTGGCGTCACGGGCTCATTCACCAATGGCCAGGTGGCTTCTGGTGGAAATACCCGCGTGGTCTTGGCCGATGGTCTATCTTCGATGCTGGTCGCCGTCAACAACACCGGGTCCACCGCCAACGTGGGTGGATTGACGAATGTCGGTTCCTACCGCGCCTCTGTGGGCGGTTACGAATCCACCAACACCTACAACGCAGCCAGTGACAGCAGTTGGGATGCGGCCTCTGCGGGATCTTGGACGGTCTTCGATGCGGGTTCCACCGCCAGCCCCTCCACACAGGCCTCTGGGGCCATCGCGCAATTTGCCGATGGGGCGGGCACGGGCGTCGGGGCCAACACCGTCAACTTGAGTGCCACGCGCAACATCCAGGGCGTCCAGTTTGCCAGCGCCGTGGCCGGTCACAACTACACCATTGCCAACGGCGGCAGTGGGGCCCTGATTTTGGACAACACCGGCAACAACGCCGCGGCCACCCTCAGCGACACCAGTGCCTCGGGCAACACCAACACCATCGCCGTGCCCCTGACCCTCAACAGCAACCTCAACGTGAATGTGGCCAATGCCGCCAACACCCTGGCGGTCAACGGGGGCATCAGCGGCACGGGACGTGCGCTCAGCAAAACGGGCAACGGAACCCTCTCTCTGTCGGGAAACATCAACCACACCGGCGCCACCACGGTCAACGGTGGCACGCTCCTCTTGGCCTCCACCGGCAACCTGAGTGGCACCTCGGGAGTGGTCATCAATGCCGGTGGCACCTTCCGCAACAACTCGTCCATCGCGGTCACGGCCCCCGTCACGCTCAATGGGGGCACCATCGCCGGCACGGGCACGATCAACAGCGATCTGGCCCTCAACAGCCTCAGCGACGTGCTTTCCCCTGGCAACAGCCCGGGAACATTGAATTTGGGAGCCGGCCAGAACTGGTCCTCCTACACCTACGATTGGGAAACCAACAACTTCATTGGCACGACTGCCGGAACGGACTACGACCGGGTCGCCATCAACGGCAGCCTGACCCTGACCGGGGCCTCGACGGGTGTTTATGAACTCAATGTGCTTTCGCTGACCGCGGGCAACCTGGCCGGATTGGCCCCGAACTTCTCGGAAGTCAACCAGAGCTGGACCATCCTGAGCACCACCGGCGGTATCACCGGTTTCAACAGTTCCTTCTGGACCATCGACACCGCTGGCTTCACCAATCTGGAAAGCGGCACATGGGCCGTGGCACAAAGCGGAAATGATCTCGTGCTGAGCTACACCGCCATTCCCGAGCCCTCCACCTACGCCCTTCTCGGTATCGGTCTTGCGGCACTCATGGTCCTACGCCGCCGCTCGGCGCGTCCTCTTTGA
- a CDS encoding PEP-CTERM sorting domain-containing protein: MKTAILFSARLVMPCLLLFFAYAMLETVSAQTVTKGNNTTSLNFGASYVGGVAPTASDTIIIDNTLTATSITAGVAADISVLGITMNAAPVSGAARAFNISGGNGVITIGAGGVTKAANTSALTFSNTFALGANQTWTINASSGTGTGNLVLNAPSITDNGFFLNITGAGRLDITRAGTVDLTNNVNLNTAQVVINSATTVVNLGNASQTDNFQIIKGRAIGSSLGNFGDASSFGDGGTNTAITMGGGTVGDNGFFEYSGGNATSNRTFNFDRRTTGSEIRNTNADSTLTLTGNILNNQGTGTADSAYSFGGSGNITLSGNEQLKDNTNAGQRTTLNKNGIGTLIISGSNSNTSDTTGTYGGMTNVNGGTLLVSGTGSINSTSNITVNTSGTFRYDSSTALSRNVTVSGGRFAYNSASNFTGTLTFNSGTVAGSNLAGVALSIGANQSLAPGNSTGNMTTGAVTWANAGTFQFEVNDATGAAGSTTAGWDLLNAASLNITAGTGQFTIEIVSLDALQAAGLAQNFVDTNSYQWLFVDAAADITGFSADKFVFSDSFLNSTTGTFSVTQGGIGNLDKLYINYTAIPEPSTFALLGLGLAGLIALRRKHRS, encoded by the coding sequence ATGAAGACCGCCATTCTTTTCTCAGCCCGTCTTGTGATGCCGTGCTTGTTGCTTTTTTTCGCCTACGCGATGCTGGAGACGGTCTCTGCGCAAACTGTCACAAAGGGAAACAACACCACTTCTCTGAATTTTGGTGCAAGTTATGTGGGTGGCGTGGCACCTACGGCCAGTGACACGATCATCATTGACAATACCCTGACCGCAACCAGCATCACCGCGGGAGTAGCTGCGGACATATCCGTCTTGGGAATCACCATGAATGCTGCTCCCGTAAGCGGGGCAGCCCGGGCGTTCAACATCTCCGGAGGCAATGGGGTGATCACGATTGGTGCCGGTGGCGTGACCAAGGCGGCCAACACCTCCGCATTGACGTTCAGCAATACGTTTGCTCTGGGAGCCAACCAAACTTGGACGATTAATGCCTCAAGCGGAACTGGGACGGGCAACCTCGTTTTGAACGCCCCGTCCATCACGGACAATGGATTCTTCCTGAACATCACCGGCGCCGGTCGGCTTGATATCACCCGGGCCGGTACGGTGGATCTGACCAACAACGTCAATCTGAATACGGCCCAAGTGGTCATCAACTCGGCTACCACTGTCGTGAACCTCGGCAACGCCAGTCAGACGGACAACTTCCAAATCATCAAGGGTCGCGCCATCGGTTCGTCCCTGGGCAATTTCGGAGACGCCAGCAGTTTCGGCGACGGCGGCACCAACACGGCCATCACCATGGGTGGGGGGACCGTGGGTGACAACGGATTTTTCGAATACTCAGGTGGAAATGCCACCTCCAATCGCACATTCAATTTCGACCGGCGCACCACCGGCTCGGAAATCCGCAACACGAACGCGGATTCCACACTCACGCTCACAGGCAACATTCTGAACAACCAAGGCACCGGAACTGCAGACTCGGCCTACAGCTTTGGAGGTTCCGGGAACATCACCCTTTCCGGCAACGAGCAACTCAAAGACAATACGAATGCTGGACAGCGCACGACGCTGAACAAGAACGGTATCGGTACGCTGATCATTTCCGGTAGCAACAGCAACACCTCGGACACGACGGGCACCTACGGGGGCATGACCAACGTCAACGGTGGGACCCTCTTGGTCAGTGGCACCGGTTCCATCAACAGCACCTCCAACATCACCGTCAACACGAGCGGGACCTTCCGTTACGACAGCTCGACCGCGCTTTCACGCAATGTCACCGTCTCGGGCGGCCGTTTTGCCTACAACTCGGCATCCAACTTCACCGGCACCCTGACTTTCAACTCCGGTACCGTCGCCGGATCCAACCTGGCCGGTGTCGCCCTCTCCATCGGTGCCAACCAATCCCTCGCCCCCGGCAACAGCACGGGCAACATGACCACGGGGGCCGTCACCTGGGCCAATGCGGGTACTTTCCAGTTTGAAGTCAATGATGCCACCGGTGCCGCCGGCTCGACCACCGCGGGTTGGGACTTGCTCAACGCCGCCAGCCTCAACATCACTGCGGGCACCGGCCAGTTCACCATCGAAATCGTCAGTTTGGATGCGCTCCAGGCCGCTGGTTTGGCCCAGAACTTTGTCGATACAAACTCCTACCAATGGCTCTTTGTCGATGCGGCGGCGGATATCACCGGCTTCAGTGCGGACAAGTTTGTCTTTTCCGACAGTTTCTTGAACTCCACCACCGGAACCTTTTCGGTCACCCAGGGTGGTATCGGGAATCTGGACAAGCTTTACATCAATTACACCGCCATCCCCGAACCCTCCACCTTCGCCCTTCTGGGCCTTGGTCTGGCAGGCCTGATCGCCTTGCGCCGCAAGCATCGCTCCTAG
- a CDS encoding LacI family DNA-binding transcriptional regulator, translated as MPRTASPRPNLSMMARRLGVSVPTVWRAMRNAPGIHPETRARALQLAAELGYESPARADGVALKSRDHLVLALTHLMSSNPAQDFITGMNRASLSYNLNILTHQVEAGACSQLLDPSFQPKAMRSGLVDGLVLIHRWPAEVARHLAEKWPAVSIVHHYPGVPMEHVGIDDRQGMLALVEHLHAGGHRQIGFFGFCREMSWACSRLSAWFEALVLCDLPYEPRDVIPVEIDLALAMNEFRVGEWEKKVLERVRKGTNAWVCSSSGTANTLCRFLLEKGFHLPADVAVAGYHRGKFNIWPDLPDITTTEVSDIDLGATAIRRLTNRIMHGNEPTRSILLPAALHLGQTTRTTSKKA; from the coding sequence ATGCCCCGCACCGCCTCCCCACGTCCCAACCTTTCCATGATGGCCCGCAGGCTGGGGGTCTCCGTGCCCACAGTCTGGCGGGCCATGCGCAACGCTCCAGGCATTCACCCCGAAACACGTGCCCGGGCCCTTCAACTCGCGGCGGAACTGGGCTACGAAAGTCCCGCCCGGGCCGACGGGGTGGCATTGAAAAGCCGGGACCACTTGGTTCTGGCCCTGACCCATTTGATGTCCTCCAACCCGGCACAGGATTTTATCACCGGGATGAACCGGGCCTCCTTGAGCTACAACCTCAACATCCTCACCCACCAAGTGGAGGCGGGCGCGTGCAGCCAATTGCTTGATCCGTCCTTCCAACCCAAAGCCATGCGCTCGGGTCTGGTGGACGGTTTGGTGTTGATCCACCGCTGGCCTGCCGAAGTGGCCCGGCACCTCGCGGAAAAATGGCCCGCCGTATCCATCGTGCATCACTACCCCGGCGTTCCAATGGAACATGTGGGCATCGACGACCGCCAAGGCATGCTGGCCCTGGTCGAACACCTGCACGCCGGAGGGCATCGTCAGATCGGTTTTTTTGGCTTCTGCCGTGAGATGAGCTGGGCCTGCAGTCGCCTCTCCGCTTGGTTTGAAGCCCTGGTCCTGTGCGACCTGCCCTACGAACCCCGCGATGTGATCCCAGTGGAGATCGACCTGGCCCTGGCCATGAACGAATTCCGGGTAGGCGAATGGGAAAAAAAAGTCCTGGAGCGGGTCCGCAAAGGAACCAATGCCTGGGTCTGCAGCAGCAGTGGCACGGCCAACACGCTCTGTCGCTTTCTGCTCGAAAAGGGATTCCACCTCCCTGCGGATGTGGCCGTTGCCGGATACCACCGTGGGAAGTTCAACATCTGGCCGGACCTACCGGATATCACCACCACGGAAGTATCGGATATCGACCTGGGGGCCACGGCCATCCGCCGACTGACCAACCGCATCATGCATGGCAACGAACCGACGCGTTCCATCCTCCTCCCCGCCGCCCTTCACTTGGGGCAGACGACACGGACGACCTCCAAAAAAGCGTGA